DNA sequence from the Deltaproteobacteria bacterium genome:
TATTTCAATCCCAGATTAAATTTGTGGTCCGGATACTCGGGTAGTTCTCGGATATCTCCACTTAAAGGATCAGCGCTGGTGCTGGTCTGCTGCCAGGTATAATTGGCAAAGGCGGAAAGATTGTAAGGCAGTCCTACCTCGCCCTCGACTTCCACCCCCCGCAGTTTGACCAGATCGATGTTGTAAACCACCCGGCTAGGACGATAGCCGAACACGGTACGGATATATTGGTTGATATCGTAGTAGTAACCTCGGACTCGGAGCACAGAGTTCCAGGGCAATTTCTGGGTCACCCCGGCTTCATACTGCATGCCGAACTCCGGTGATAAACTGCCGCCGCGGTTGGGAGGTTGGTAGCCGCCGCCGAACCAGTAAAACTCCGGTTGGGTGGGATAACGGGTGGCATAATTGACCGATATATAACCCTCGGTGGTGTCGGTGGGCCGGAAGGTCAAAGTACTCTTGGGCACCAAGCCATCCTTGCTGATCCCGTATACAAATGTGCGTGAAGCTGGGTTGATATTTGGAGAGGCTATATAATTATCATAGCGCAGCCCCAGGTAAAGCTCCATAAAACTCGCCAGAGGCAGCGTCGCCTCCACATAGCCGCTTTGAATCTTCTGGGCGTTCTTGATTCCCGAGCCATCGGTCGGTACAAACCGAAAATAGGTGGGATCGATATATTCATAGCTAAAACCGCCATACCCATAATAAACTCCTTCCAGGCCAAAACCCACCGGGACCTTGCCCAACCAGGGGACCTGGTTTAGGGTCTGGCGACATCTGAAGTTCCAGCCCCAGGTATCATCGCAGCCGGCGCCGCGCTGGCAAATGAGTTTGTTGCGGTCGTCCAGGGCATAAAAACGGTCCAGCCGGGATTCCTGGTTATAATAGAGCTTAAATTCTGCCTCGCCGGCCCAGAGCTTTTTAATCGCGCTGAGGTCAAGTTCGGTGCGCTGATTAAAGATGTAACTGTTATCTCCGAAGGTTTTGGCGCCGCCCAAAAAGGGCAGGCCCGGGCCGCCCAGGTAATTGTAGTCGCCGCGCGGTTCATTGGGGCGGAAGAAGGGTAAGTAATCCTTATTTTCCACAATCATACCGTTTTCCAGGGCGCTGTAACGACCCGCCAGGGTCAGGCTTAGATCCCAGGGGCACTCAAACGTCAGGCTGCCGTTCACATCCCAGCGGTCAACATAGTTGTTGCGCAAATAACCGGAACTTTTGCCGTGGCCGGCGCCGAAGGCGTAGAGCACTGGCCCAAAGCCATAAGAATGGCTGAACCGATAGGTTTGGGTATCCCAACTGCCATAGGAGGCATCGAGGGCAACCTTGGGCACTCGGCTGCCTTTGGAGGTGACAATATTGATCACGCCGCCCAGGGTGTCGCCATAGGCTGCGGATTGGGCGCCGCGGATGATCTCCACCCGCTCAATGTCCTGAAGGGGGATCATCGACCAATCCACATAGTACCCGCCCATCACCCCGGTGGCCTTTATACTCCGGCCATTGAGATTGATCTGCGAACGTGATTCATCCAGACCCCGGATCGACACCTGATGGTTGTTGCGGCCTAACAATGATTGCCGGCTCAGGTCCACCCCGGCCTGGTCTTCAAAAGCGCCTTGGATGGTTTGATAATAGCCCAGATCGATTTCCTCTTTTCCAATGATAGTGCTGGTCGGAGTTTCTTCTGGGACTGCCACTACTTCAATAGTCGGCAACTCTTCTATCTTCTTCACCTTTTCCGGCTCAGAGGCTATCTTTGCCTTTTCTTCCTCTCCGGCCGGAGTCTTCCCGGACGGCTCTTCCCCGAAAGCCGCCAGGGGCAATACCAGAATCATTAAGATCACCAGAGTCAACGATTTGAACATCCTGCCAGCCAACATTTTCTCCTTCTCCTTTCTCTCCAAGTACGCAGTTAAACGTTTTGACAACGCCTCCCTACTCTGTTAGAAAAGGAGCCAGGGACCGTTGTCTAACCCGAGCGCGGTTCCAGAGAAGGCAGCTATCCTTGGCCGAGGGGCTGCCTTCTTTTTCCCGGCCAAAGCACACTGGCTAATGCTGGGTGCTTACCTCCTTTGCTAACTCCCTACCAGGCGGAAAGCCAGCGGCACCTCAATAGTGAGCTGTGACTTCTGCAACGCTACCGGTAGAGGCGGAAACCGACCCACCCGCCTAACCGTATCCTGGGCCGCCTGATCCAGCACCGGGTGACCCGAGGATCGCAAGATGCTCTTGGACTTGATCTGGCCGCTGGCGGCAATGGTAAAGCGCAAGACCACCACTCCCTCCAGCCGCTGCCGGCGGGCCATTGAGGGATAATTCTTGTGGCGCTGCAGCAATTGCCGGACGCCGGACAAATAGTTGCTCAGGATCGAACCGGAGCCGAAGCCTGACCTTGCCCCGGAGCCGGAACCTGACCCCCGCCCGCAACCTCCACCAGAACCTCGACCATACCCCCGCTGAGAGGTGGGGCCCTGGCCGGTTGATCTGGCAGCATAAGTTGGCAAATTTTTCGGCGCCGGAACTTCGGGCCGGGCCATGGCCAGTGAAGGGGGGGGTGGAACCGGCTCGCGGCGGGGCCGGCGCCGGACAGTGCTTCTGGGTTTAGGTCGCCTTGGTACTACCTTGGGTTTAGGTTGCGGTTTAGGTTTCACTTGCGGTGGTGGCGAACTACCGCCCCCGGCCGCGGGGCCGGGACGGGCGCAGGTCAGGGTAATGGGTTCCACGACCACCACCCGCTTAGGCCGCGGTCGATCCTGGTAAAAAAGCAGTGCCCCACCCAGGATCATCCCGTGTAAAATGAACGACATCAGCACCGGAATAGTCCAGTCCAGCAGTCCCGGGCGGGAATTGCCAAATCTCAGGCTTGCCATCGCCAATCTTTAATCCTGGTCCACCTCGATGCCAATCCGCTGCACCTGTAAGCGCTTGAGTCGATCAATTACTTCAATTAAGCGGCCATGGCGGGCCTCTTTATCCGCGGCAATCACTGCCTGGGGACCATCTCCCGGTTTCTGACTCAAAAAGACCGCCTCGAACTGATCGTCCTGGGCTAACCGGACGCCATTGATAGCAATTCCACCCTCACGGTCAATACTGATGATGATCGGCACTTTTTCCATCTTGTCGGCCTGGGTGGCTTTGGGTAAGGCAATGGAAAAGGTGCGGGGCATCATCACCGTGGCAGTAATCAGAAATATGATCAGGATGACCAGGACAATATCCACAAAGGGAGTCATATTGATCTCGGTAATGGGGCCGTGAATCTGACCTTTCATCGCCGTGCCTCGCTTCTCGGTTGAATAGCACTGATGTTGGTTGCCTGTGGTTGGGGATTAAGATTGGTAAGCAACAGGCGCCCCAGACGTTGGGAGCGTTCCAGGACCACATGCAGACGGCTATGGAAGTAGTTGTACATCACTACTGCCGGTATGGCCACCAGCAGACCCACCGCGGTAGCCACCAGGGCCTCGGCGATCCCCGCCATGACCGCCGGGCCGCCCCCGTTTTCCGTCAGGGCCAAGTCTTTGAAGGCATGAATAATACCCAAAACCGTGCCGAACAGGCCAATGAAGGG
Encoded proteins:
- a CDS encoding TonB-dependent receptor plug domain-containing protein yields the protein MFKSLTLVILMILVLPLAAFGEEPSGKTPAGEEEKAKIASEPEKVKKIEELPTIEVVAVPEETPTSTIIGKEEIDLGYYQTIQGAFEDQAGVDLSRQSLLGRNNHQVSIRGLDESRSQINLNGRSIKATGVMGGYYVDWSMIPLQDIERVEIIRGAQSAAYGDTLGGVINIVTSKGSRVPKVALDASYGSWDTQTYRFSHSYGFGPVLYAFGAGHGKSSGYLRNNYVDRWDVNGSLTFECPWDLSLTLAGRYSALENGMIVENKDYLPFFRPNEPRGDYNYLGGPGLPFLGGAKTFGDNSYIFNQRTELDLSAIKKLWAGEAEFKLYYNQESRLDRFYALDDRNKLICQRGAGCDDTWGWNFRCRQTLNQVPWLGKVPVGFGLEGVYYGYGGFSYEYIDPTYFRFVPTDGSGIKNAQKIQSGYVEATLPLASFMELYLGLRYDNYIASPNINPASRTFVYGISKDGLVPKSTLTFRPTDTTEGYISVNYATRYPTQPEFYWFGGGYQPPNRGGSLSPEFGMQYEAGVTQKLPWNSVLRVRGYYYDINQYIRTVFGYRPSRVVYNIDLVKLRGVEVEGEVGLPYNLSAFANYTWQQTSTSADPLSGDIRELPEYPDHKFNLGLKYKANNGAEGKAYIRMVSHRYYPEAQVILNKLTGVGLRPMKGFMTLNLEGRYPVVQKGGMRGYLYGGVENLTGEFYEESAGFPLPTQTIYGGIQLRY
- a CDS encoding energy transducer TonB, which codes for MASLRFGNSRPGLLDWTIPVLMSFILHGMILGGALLFYQDRPRPKRVVVVEPITLTCARPGPAAGGGSSPPPQVKPKPQPKPKVVPRRPKPRSTVRRRPRREPVPPPPSLAMARPEVPAPKNLPTYAARSTGQGPTSQRGYGRGSGGGCGRGSGSGSGARSGFGSGSILSNYLSGVRQLLQRHKNYPSMARRQRLEGVVVLRFTIAASGQIKSKSILRSSGHPVLDQAAQDTVRRVGRFPPLPVALQKSQLTIEVPLAFRLVGS
- a CDS encoding biopolymer transporter ExbD; this encodes MKGQIHGPITEINMTPFVDIVLVILIIFLITATVMMPRTFSIALPKATQADKMEKVPIIISIDREGGIAINGVRLAQDDQFEAVFLSQKPGDGPQAVIAADKEARHGRLIEVIDRLKRLQVQRIGIEVDQD